Proteins from a genomic interval of Coccinella septempunctata chromosome 2, icCocSept1.1, whole genome shotgun sequence:
- the LOC123308704 gene encoding complex III assembly factor LYRM7, translating into MKRQVLQSFKSLHKAGKVVFEGDLAALEKVRLKINDEYKKNKNLRDKTVIDEKIKFSKEVEKELRSSVIQAVEVAPGKYEAKIRSETIKLDNIPFKETCEMKVEKT; encoded by the exons ATGAAACGGCAG GTCCTACAATCGTTCAAATCTCTTCATAAAGCAGGAAAAGTAGTATTTGAGGGTGATTTGGCTGCGTTGGAAAAAGTGCGACTGAAAATAAATGATgaatataagaaaaataaaaatctgcGAGATAAGACTGTAATAGATGAG AAGataaaattttctaaggaaGTTGAGAAAGAGTTGAGAAGTTCTGTTATACAAGCAGTTGAAGTTGCACCTGGAAAATATG AAGCTAAAATACGATCAGAAACAATTAAACTGGATAATATACCATTCAAGGAGACATGTGAAATGAAGGTGGAGAAAACTTGA